In one Phoenix dactylifera cultivar Barhee BC4 unplaced genomic scaffold, palm_55x_up_171113_PBpolish2nd_filt_p 001263F, whole genome shotgun sequence genomic region, the following are encoded:
- the LOC103697352 gene encoding putative disease resistance protein RGA1, whose protein sequence is MALWMLMRELVSLSNLLGPLAEKVVDACADGLSWAFSSLSRLIDVEADLDKLRRTVRRIHALLKDAEETRFVEDSQVRLWLSELKDIAFDAEDLLDEIRTRVHVSKLQASRKRKQPWRSFSVNPVWLLSWKISRKVAEISEKYRAIAEDRENLHLREGESRRKSQVREERLPPEAGSLQGEPLIVGIDDKKREIVRLLISGGGDDVAVVSVVAAGGIGKTTLARLAFDDQEVVNFFPLKFWVGVSQGFDVKKTTKEIIEVMTEERCEPLNLELLQRRLQQLVSGRKFLLVLDGVWNEEQYYWEVLRAPLMAGGNGSRVLVTTRSELVSRNMRTLPPIHLNGLEEEHCWSLFQDLAFERGAWDRHRNLAEIGRKIVKKCQGSPLAVRSIGGLLYNKTDEEEWKSVLSDLPDPDDDAYKILLTLKVSYDHLPLHLKQSFAFCSIFPNGYEFDRDELVKLWIAVGLVKPRGMRSLENIGGKYFDYLLWRSFFHISSSSNQQSKLKYKMPGLIHELAQSVSEHECLRFENNAVHGESGNSRYVVSCLQNMDPIAFHKIYENQSLRAFILLPENGVPTKQVPYDLFLNLKHLRALDLRQNELVVLPDAIGNLIHLRFLNLYGTQIERLPESVSNLYNLQVLELGECNKLLELPKGMSNLVNLRHLGLHLNWDKHRNRWIDLISMPPGIGQLTSLRTLSRFSVSGESGCGLGQLKDLNLRGELCISKLENVVDVKDAKDANLKNKKYIDFLMLKWSESTCSNSLAGSEEVIENLHPNTNIRTLWIDNYNGTSFPNWLRDQSFSNLDTLRLSNCRRCGVLPLVGKLPQLRNLYLEGLPEVQHMGRVVPGNGNTMGFPLLEMLFISNMHKLESWYEVIQGEMACLKKLVISDCPNIKELSHLPCSLEYFEMGNCQKLLSLPMLPQLHELVIKGGTGEIIRWIRQLPSLSSLTVSQLSRVKSVPRGYLHNLKILRELKIEGCDKLESLALQDLASLEFLEVSSCRKLSSFAEGGLPATLKEFRLRFCDDLKSLPTRMHLLPSLNHMEIRNVPMLTSLPTEGLSYSLKYLAISGCALLQQRCERNGADWPKIQHIPLREIGDRSSS, encoded by the coding sequence atggctctctggatgttAATGCGGGAGCTCGTATCGCTGTCGAACCTCCTCGGCCCCCTCGCCGAGAAGGTCGTCGACGCCTGCGCCGACGGCCTCTCCTGggccttctcctctctctcccgcCTTATCGACGTCGAGGCCGACCTCGACAAGCTCCGCCGCACCGTCCGCCGTATCCACGCCCTCCTCAAGGACGCCGAGGAGACCCGCTTCGTCGAGGACAGCCAGGTCCGCCTCTGGCTCTCCGAGCTCAAAGACATCGCCTTCGACGCCGAGGACCTCCTCGATGAGATCCGGACCCGGGTCCACGTCTCCAAGCTGCAAGCTTCTCGAAAGAGAAAGCAGCCTTGGCGCTCGTTCTCCGTCAACCCAGTTTGGCTCCTGAGCTGGAAGATTTCACGAAAGGTCGCCGAGATCTCGGAGAAGTACAGAGCCATTGCCGAAGACCGGGAGAATCTCCATCTCAGGGAGGGCGAGTCCAGGAGGAAATCCCAGGTTAGGGAAGAGCGCCTCCCTCCGGAGGCGGGCTCTCTCCAAGGTGAGCCCTTAATCGTCGGCATCGATGATAAGAAAAGGGAGATTGTTCGGTTGTTGATCTCGGGTGGGGGCGATGACGTTGCCGTGGTTTCAGTAGTTGCAGCCGGAGGAATCGGGAAGACGACGCTTGCTAGGCTTGCCTTTGATGACCAAGAAGTGGTAAATTTCTTCCCTTTGAAGTTTTGGGTTGGTGTTTCTCAAGGATTCGATGTGAAGAAGACTACAAAAGAGATTATTGAGGTAATGACTGAAGAAAGATGTGAACCTTTGAACTTGGAGCTGCTGCAGCGCAGGCTTCAGCAGCTGGTGAGTGGGAGGAAGTTCTTATTGGTGCTAGATGGTGTTTGGAATGAGGAGCAATATTATTGGGAGGTGTTACGAGCTCCTTTAATGGCTGGAGGAAATGGAAGCAGGGTTTTGGTAACTACTAGGAGCGAATTGGTCTCAAGGAACATGCGCACATTGCCTCCAATCCATTTGAATGGTCTTGAGGAGGAGCACTGCTGGTCGTTGTTCCAGGACCTAGCATTCGAGCGAGGAGCTTGGGATCGGCACCGGAACTTGGCGGAGATCGGTAGGAAGATAGTGAAGAAGTGTCAGGGATCACCTCTAGCAGTCAGGTCGATCGGCGGCCTCTTGTACAATAAGACAGATGAAGAGGAGTGGAAAAGTGTATTAAGTGATCTGCCAGATCCAGATGATGATGCCTACAAGATCCTACTGACTTTGAAGGTGAGTTATGATCATTTGCCATTACATCTGAAGCAGTCTTTTGCTTTCTGTTCTATATTTCCCAATGGTTATGAGTTTGATCGAGATGAATTAGTCAAGTTGTGGATCGCAGTTGGTCTTGTTAAGCCTCGGGGAATGAGGTCATTGGAGAATATTGGTGGTAAGTACTTTGACTATCTCTTATGGAGGTCATTTTTCCATATATCTAGCAGCAGCAACCAACAATCAAAACTGAAATACAAAATGCCCGGCTTAATTCATGAGCTAGCACAATCTGTTTCTGAACATGAATGTTTGAGATTTGAGAATAATGCAGTACATGGTGAATCAGGGAATTCTCGCTATGTGGTGTCATGCCTTCAGAATATGGATCCTATAGCATTTCACAAGATTTATGAGAACCAAAGCTTAAGAGCATTTATATTGCTTCCTGAAAATGGTGTGCCCACAAAGCAGGTTCCATATGATCTGTTTCTAAATTTGAAGCATTTACGTGCTTTAGATTTGAGACAGAATGAATTAGTTGTATTACCAGATGCTATTGGAAATCTAATTCATCTGCGGTTCCTGAACCTCTATGGCACACAGATAGAGAGGTTGCCAGAATCTGTCAGTAACCTTTACAATCTGCAGGTACTAGAACTTGGTGAGTGCAACAAGCTTCTAGAATTACCCAAAGGCATGAGCAACTTGGTTAATCTTCGGCATCTGGGTTTGCATTTGAACTGGGATAAGCATAGAAATAGATGGATTGATTTGATTTCCATGCCACCAGGGATTGGCCAATTAACTTCTCTACGAACATTGTCAAGGTTCAGTGTATCTGGAGAGAGTGGATGTGGTTTAGGGCAGTTAAAAGACTTGAATCTCCGAGGAGAACTATGTATCTCAAAACTGGAAAATGTAGTCGATGTGAAGGATGCCAAAGATGCAAATTTGAAGAACAAAAAATACATTGACTTTCTGATGCTGAAATGGAGTGAAAGCACCTGCTCTAACTCGCTGGCTGGAAGTGAAGAAGTAATCGAAAACCTCCATCCAAACACCAATATCAGAACTTTATGGATAGATAACTACaatggaacatcatttccaaattGGCTTCGGGATCAGTCATTTTCAAATTTAGACACATTGAGACTCTCCAACTGCAGAAGATGTGGTGTCCTCCCTCTAGTGGGAAAGCTGCCACAACTCAGAAATCTCTACTTAGAAGGGTTGCCTGAAGTGCAACACATGGGCCGTGTGGTTCCCGGTAATGGCAATACTATGGGTTTTCCCTTGCTTGAGATGTTGTTTATATCAAACATGCATAAATTGGAGAGTTGGTATGAAGTAATACAGGGTGAAATGGCTTGCCTCAAAAAACTTGTCATCTCAGATTGCCCcaatataaaagaactttcccACCTACCATGTTCTCTTGAATATTTTGAGATGGGAAACTGCCAAAAACTGTTGTCTCTTCCTATGCTTCCACAGCTTCACGAGTTGGTGATCAAAGGAGGCACTGGGGAAATAATCAGGTGGATCCGTCAGCTCCCCTCTCTGTCCTCGCTGACTGTTTCTCAATTGTCTCGTGTTAAATCTGTACCCAGAGGTTATCTTCATAACTTGAAAATTCTTAGAGAACTGAAGATTGAAGGATGTGATAAGCTTGAGTCACTGGCCTTGCAAGATCTTGCTTCTCTTGAATTTTTAGAGGTATCATCATGCCGAAAACTATCATCCTTTGCTGAGGGGGGACTGCCTGCAACACTAAAAGAATTTCGACTTCGTTTTTGTGACGATCTCAAATCCCTGCCAACCCGAATGCATTTGTTACCCTCTCTTAATCATATGGAAATTCGCAATGTTCCAATGCTCACATCATTACCGACAGAAGGATTATCTTACTCTCTGAAATATCTAGCTATCAGTGGATGCGCATTGCTGCAACAACGTTGCGAAAGAAATGGTGCTGATTGGCCTAAAATACAGCATATTCCTTTAAGAGAAATTGGTGATAGGTCTTCGAGTTGA